One Salvia splendens isolate huo1 chromosome 22, SspV2, whole genome shotgun sequence DNA segment encodes these proteins:
- the LOC121785699 gene encoding 50S ribosomal protein L13, chloroplastic-like isoform X2, with amino-acid sequence MAIALTTSSSLFISKYSPSSSSSPRTTPFLGFSLAASTKPSLQSKRLFYICCQEKSSAIPAEQQWMFDDLTGPDVWNKTWYPKAKDHIPTSKTWYVVDATDKILGRLASTIAIHIRGKNLATYTPSVDMGAHVIVVNAEKIAVSGKKRTQKLYRRHSGTPGGMKVETFDQLQKRIPERIIEHAVRGMLPKGRAILLL; translated from the exons ATGGCAATCGCACTTACCACGTCTTCTTCCCTCTTCATATCCAAATACtcaccctcctcctcctcctctccaaGGACTACGCCCTTCCTCGGATTCTCACTCGCCGCTTCCACCAAACCTTCCCTTCAATCCAAGCGACTTTTCTACATCTGCTGCCAAGAAAAATCCTCTGCTATACCCGCCGAACAGCAGTGGATGTTTGATGATCTCACTGGTCCC GATGTGTGGAATAAAACATGGTATCCCAAGGCTAAGGACCATATTCCAACCAGCAAGACTTGGTACGTAGTCGATGCTACTGACAAGATTCTTGGAAGACTAGCATCCACAATAGCTATTCATATCAGGGGAAAGAATCTAGCTACTTACACTCCTAGTGTCGACATGGGAGCTCATGTTATAGTG GTGAATGCTGAGAAGATTGCTGTATCTGGAAAGAAGAGGACACAGAAACTCTACCGGAGGCATTCAGGGACACCTGGTGGCATGAAAGTGGAAACGTTTGATCAGCTCCAGAAGAGAATTCCTGAAAGAATCATCGAGCATGCTGTACGCGGGATGCTTCCTAAAGGGAGG GCAATACTTCTACTCTAG